A genomic segment from Geitlerinema sp. PCC 7407 encodes:
- a CDS encoding NAD(P)-dependent oxidoreductase codes for MQVSRSDRPFTGPQETLLVTGASGFLGWNLCQQAAQRWRVVGTYGAHPVAIAGVEMRPVDLTDEGAIAALMASVQPAAVIHLAAQSSPNICQRSPEVSHRINVDAAVLLAKLCADRAIPLVFTSTDLVFDGRRSPYREADPVNPISVYGEQKAIAEEKILSLYPRAAVCRMPLMFGEAGPVAKSFLQWMLETLRSGQELALFTDEFRTPVSGRAAVQGLLLALQQGVSGLLHLGGPERIARYEFGQRLAEVMDLPRDLIRPCSQASVASAAPRPADVSLVSTQAFGLGYRPQPLLAELTALRGRV; via the coding sequence ATGCAAGTATCTAGGAGCGATCGCCCGTTTACTGGTCCCCAAGAGACGCTGCTGGTGACGGGCGCCAGCGGCTTTTTGGGCTGGAATTTGTGTCAGCAAGCGGCCCAGCGGTGGCGGGTCGTGGGAACCTATGGCGCTCACCCTGTGGCGATCGCTGGCGTAGAAATGCGGCCGGTGGATCTGACGGATGAGGGGGCGATCGCCGCTCTGATGGCGTCTGTGCAGCCTGCGGCGGTGATCCATCTGGCGGCCCAGTCGAGCCCCAATATCTGTCAGCGATCGCCGGAGGTGTCGCATCGAATTAATGTGGATGCTGCGGTGCTGCTGGCGAAACTGTGCGCCGATCGCGCGATTCCGCTGGTCTTTACCTCGACGGACTTGGTGTTTGACGGACGGCGATCGCCCTACCGAGAAGCAGATCCGGTGAATCCGATCAGCGTGTACGGCGAGCAAAAAGCCATCGCTGAGGAGAAAATCTTGAGCCTTTATCCGCGGGCGGCGGTGTGCCGGATGCCTTTGATGTTTGGCGAGGCGGGGCCGGTGGCCAAAAGCTTCTTGCAGTGGATGCTAGAGACCCTGCGATCGGGCCAGGAGCTGGCGCTGTTTACGGACGAATTTCGCACGCCGGTCAGCGGAAGGGCGGCCGTTCAGGGACTGCTCCTGGCCCTCCAGCAGGGCGTCAGCGGCCTGCTCCATCTGGGCGGCCCCGAACGCATTGCGCGCTACGAGTTTGGGCAGCGCTTGGCTGAAGTGATGGATCTGCCGAGGGACTTGATCCGGCCCTGCTCCCAGGCCTCTGTGGCGTCGGCTGCTCCTCGGCCTGCCGATGTTTCCTTGGTCAGTACCCAGGCCTTTGGGCTGGGCTATCGGCCCCAGCCGCTGCTGGCGGAGTTAACAGCACTGCGGGGACGCGTTTAG
- a CDS encoding NAD(P)/FAD-dependent oxidoreductase has translation MVQTDEPVIVIGGGAAGFFGAIACAEAHPDRHVILLEAGQQPLGKVRISGGGRCNVTHACFEPGALVQNYPRGGKALRGPFTRFQPKDTVAWFQRRGVTLKTEADGRMFPVTDSSETIVECLWQGARRSGVEIRLGSPVVAVEPQAAGFEVALRSGDRLRCDRLLLATGSQPQGHRIAQSLGHHIEPPVPSLFTFNVPDPALRALAGVALDAAHLRLSLGTQKFEQTGPLLVTHWGLSGPAVLKLSAWAARSLHECRYQTTLQINWLPGENLETARQRLLEARSQMPQRTLSAHRPVALPRRLWDYLLGRAQLQLDARWAELSNKSLNHLALELVQGQYPIRGKSTFKEEFVTCGGVSLKEVNFKTLESRLCPGLYFAGEVLDIDGVTGGFNFQSAWTTAWLAGQAMGN, from the coding sequence ATGGTACAGACTGATGAGCCAGTGATTGTGATTGGTGGCGGGGCGGCGGGGTTTTTTGGGGCGATCGCCTGTGCCGAGGCCCATCCCGATCGTCACGTGATCCTGCTGGAGGCGGGCCAGCAGCCCTTGGGCAAGGTGCGCATTTCCGGCGGTGGCCGCTGTAATGTCACCCACGCCTGCTTCGAGCCAGGGGCGCTGGTGCAAAACTATCCTCGGGGCGGCAAAGCCCTGCGGGGGCCGTTTACGCGCTTCCAGCCCAAGGATACGGTGGCGTGGTTTCAGCGGCGGGGTGTGACCCTCAAAACCGAAGCCGACGGGCGCATGTTTCCCGTCACCGACAGCTCGGAGACCATTGTGGAGTGCTTGTGGCAAGGGGCGCGGCGATCGGGCGTCGAGATCCGCCTGGGGTCGCCTGTAGTGGCCGTGGAGCCTCAAGCAGCGGGCTTTGAGGTTGCCCTGCGATCGGGCGATCGCCTTCGGTGCGATCGTCTCCTGCTGGCCACCGGCAGCCAGCCCCAGGGCCACCGGATCGCCCAGAGCCTAGGGCACCACATTGAGCCTCCGGTCCCCTCTCTCTTTACCTTCAATGTTCCTGATCCTGCGCTGCGAGCTTTGGCCGGAGTTGCGCTGGACGCGGCCCATCTGCGCCTCAGCCTCGGCACCCAAAAATTTGAACAGACGGGGCCGCTCTTGGTGACCCACTGGGGCCTGAGCGGACCAGCGGTGCTCAAGCTGTCGGCCTGGGCCGCGCGATCGCTCCACGAGTGTCGCTACCAGACCACGCTGCAAATCAACTGGCTGCCCGGCGAAAACCTGGAAACGGCTCGCCAGAGGCTGCTAGAGGCGCGATCGCAAATGCCCCAGCGCACCCTGAGTGCCCATCGCCCCGTGGCCCTGCCGCGCCGCCTGTGGGACTATCTCCTAGGCCGCGCCCAGCTCCAGCTCGATGCTCGCTGGGCAGAGCTGTCCAATAAAAGCCTCAATCACCTCGCCCTAGAGCTCGTCCAGGGCCAGTACCCAATTCGCGGCAAAAGCACCTTCAAAGAAGAGTTCGTGACTTGTGGCGGCGTCTCGCTCAAGGAAGTCAACTTCAAAACCCTCGAGAGTCGCCTGTGCCCCGGCCTCTACTTCGCCGGCGAAGTGCTCGACATTGACGGCGTCACCGGCGGCTTCAATTTCCAAAGCGCCTGGACAACGGCTTGGCTAGCGGGGCAGGCCATGGGCAACTGA
- a CDS encoding HEAT repeat domain-containing protein: MYDDEDLSVLDADESLESPLDKLGPVDEETARPDPDLMLALLHSPDKSQRMLAARAFCELQDARAVSPLIGLLTDACPLVRVSAAYALGRNPDASAVDPLIDQLKRDWNGYVRKGVVWALGNCRDRRSLHPLLNALKTDIAAVRLWAASSLGQMAEVDYETAVGAVPALIQALLKDPMPVVRSNCAWSLGQICRELPSNAIYAGAIDGLIEALVEDEDVGVQEDAKASLLKVGDARALQIIEELEQEGFL, from the coding sequence ATGTACGACGATGAAGATCTGAGCGTTTTAGACGCTGACGAAAGCTTAGAAAGTCCGCTCGACAAGCTTGGCCCGGTAGACGAGGAAACCGCCAGACCCGACCCGGATCTGATGCTGGCGCTGCTGCACTCGCCGGACAAGTCCCAGCGGATGCTAGCTGCGCGCGCCTTCTGCGAACTTCAGGACGCGCGGGCCGTTTCGCCTTTGATCGGTTTGTTGACCGATGCCTGCCCCTTGGTTCGCGTGAGCGCCGCCTACGCCCTAGGCCGCAACCCTGACGCTTCCGCCGTGGATCCGCTGATTGACCAGCTCAAGCGCGACTGGAACGGCTACGTCCGAAAGGGGGTTGTGTGGGCCTTGGGTAACTGCCGCGATCGCCGCTCCCTGCATCCTCTTTTGAACGCCCTCAAAACCGACATTGCCGCCGTGCGCCTCTGGGCTGCCAGCTCCCTCGGTCAGATGGCCGAAGTGGACTACGAAACTGCGGTTGGAGCGGTTCCTGCGCTGATTCAGGCGCTGCTGAAGGACCCCATGCCCGTGGTGCGCAGCAACTGCGCCTGGTCCCTGGGCCAAATCTGCCGCGAGCTCCCGTCTAATGCCATCTACGCAGGGGCCATTGATGGCCTGATCGAGGCCCTAGTCGAAGACGAAGACGTGGGGGTTCAGGAAGACGCCAAAGCCTCGCTGCTCAAGGTCGGTGACGCCCGAGCCCTGCAAATCATCGAAGAGCTAGAGCAGGAAGGCTTTCTCTAG
- a CDS encoding DNA double-strand break repair nuclease NurA codes for MPIKPSQVFALLRQKRDDFKQFDVEAMRLVQQYRSALERSSQASSEVLAEQLQRAIASNPGATILEPFEALPNWVLPANLRWQNRQESLAWVRDRLTGIATFAVDGSQIFPSKDWSIPVALVQIGWFENLHLPSGQYTKDIALDVMTPAELKANNSGEPVDRRVNMRRFEMETERLVRYMEEKAHCEECLVFFDGALIASFADTFDGETRDFYVRCLLNLLRTSEACRVPLVGYIDTSYARDLTLMLQRLHQLPEAQAVHDAQLFHWNMVWGDRTPLFLSQRSGILSEYQEQAHQIAFTYLKTTHDGYPARLEIPLWVYEAGWLDRVMDWVRGEVIIGSGYPYVIETADQTAVLQSSDRQMFLRILQDWAEQENLNLRLSRKMVSKVRRR; via the coding sequence ATGCCTATCAAGCCCTCCCAAGTTTTCGCGCTGCTGCGCCAAAAGCGAGACGATTTCAAGCAGTTTGACGTTGAGGCGATGCGACTGGTGCAGCAGTATCGCAGCGCCCTAGAGCGCAGCTCTCAGGCGTCTTCGGAGGTGCTGGCAGAGCAGCTGCAGCGGGCGATCGCCTCTAATCCCGGCGCGACGATCCTAGAGCCCTTTGAGGCCCTGCCCAACTGGGTCCTGCCGGCCAACCTGCGCTGGCAAAATCGCCAGGAAAGCTTGGCCTGGGTGCGCGATCGCCTGACCGGCATTGCGACCTTTGCGGTGGACGGGTCCCAGATTTTCCCCAGCAAGGACTGGTCGATCCCGGTGGCGCTCGTGCAGATCGGCTGGTTCGAAAATCTCCATCTCCCGAGCGGTCAGTACACCAAGGACATTGCCCTAGACGTGATGACACCCGCGGAGCTCAAAGCCAACAACAGCGGCGAGCCGGTGGATCGGCGGGTCAACATGCGGCGCTTTGAGATGGAGACTGAGCGCCTGGTCCGCTACATGGAGGAAAAGGCCCACTGCGAGGAGTGTTTGGTGTTCTTCGATGGAGCGCTGATCGCCTCGTTCGCGGACACGTTTGATGGCGAAACCCGCGACTTTTATGTCCGGTGTCTGCTCAACCTGCTGCGCACCAGCGAGGCTTGCCGCGTGCCGCTGGTCGGCTACATCGACACTTCCTACGCTCGCGACCTGACGCTGATGCTCCAGCGGCTGCACCAGCTGCCGGAGGCCCAGGCTGTCCACGATGCGCAGCTTTTTCACTGGAACATGGTGTGGGGCGATCGCACGCCGCTGTTTCTCTCCCAGCGATCGGGCATCCTCAGCGAGTACCAGGAGCAGGCCCACCAGATTGCTTTCACGTACCTCAAAACAACCCACGATGGCTATCCGGCCCGCCTGGAGATTCCCTTATGGGTTTATGAAGCGGGCTGGCTCGATCGCGTGATGGACTGGGTGCGCGGCGAGGTGATCATCGGCAGCGGCTACCCCTACGTGATCGAGACGGCTGACCAAACGGCTGTCCTCCAAAGCAGCGATCGCCAGATGTTCCTGCGGATCTTGCAGGACTGGGCCGAGCAGGAAAATCTCAACCTGCGCCTCTCTCGCAAAATGGTCAGCAAGGTGCGGCGACGCTAG
- a CDS encoding HAD family hydrolase yields the protein MKRPKPKVIFLDAVGTLFDVQGSVGEVYSQIASKHGVDVPGHVLERAFRASFQAAPPPIFPGVERSRLPAAEFEWWKSVVFQTFERADALQQFVDFASFFTDLYSYFATAHPWVMPPDVRPSLEHWQRQGIQLGIISNFDSRLHLVLKALGLAPYFSSITISSEVSAAKPEPGIFAAALEKHDCLPEEAWHIGDSYDEDYQGAKAQGLYPIWLQRAVG from the coding sequence ATGAAGCGACCCAAACCCAAAGTTATCTTTCTCGATGCTGTCGGTACGCTGTTTGATGTACAGGGCAGCGTGGGAGAAGTGTACAGCCAGATCGCCAGCAAGCATGGCGTGGATGTGCCGGGCCATGTTCTCGAGCGGGCTTTTCGCGCCAGCTTCCAGGCTGCGCCGCCGCCGATTTTCCCGGGGGTGGAGCGATCGCGGCTGCCCGCCGCCGAGTTTGAGTGGTGGAAGTCGGTCGTTTTCCAGACCTTTGAGCGGGCCGATGCGCTCCAGCAGTTCGTGGACTTTGCCAGCTTTTTTACGGATCTCTACTCCTATTTCGCGACGGCCCATCCCTGGGTCATGCCGCCCGATGTCCGCCCTTCTCTGGAGCACTGGCAGCGCCAAGGGATTCAGCTTGGCATCATTTCCAATTTTGACTCTCGGCTGCATCTGGTGCTCAAGGCCCTGGGACTCGCGCCCTACTTCAGCTCCATCACAATTTCCTCGGAGGTCAGCGCCGCCAAACCCGAGCCAGGCATCTTTGCAGCGGCCCTAGAAAAGCACGACTGCCTGCCGGAAGAGGCGTGGCACATCGGCGACAGCTACGACGAGGATTACCAGGGCGCAAAAGCCCAGGGCCTATACCCCATCTGGCTCCAGCGGGCGGTCGGCTAG